One window from the genome of Lacerta agilis isolate rLacAgi1 chromosome 18, rLacAgi1.pri, whole genome shotgun sequence encodes:
- the NDUFA11 gene encoding NADH dehydrogenase [ubiquinone] 1 alpha subcomplex subunit 11, producing the protein MADYWDIPEGSDCARKTWLTTRLGAIIGLVGSAYRVTLFPSETALGAFQRATTGTVLMATLGAVFGVTTCLSAQLRDNPEDPTNYFIGGCASGAIWGARAHSFATGTAACVGLGTAAFLAKVGKKEGWRWLGPPEL; encoded by the exons ATGGCAGACTACTGGGACATCCCGGAGGGCAGCGACTGCGCCCGAAAGACCTGGCTCACGACGCGCCTCGGGGCCATTATCG GTCTGGTGGGATCTGCTTACCGCGTGACCCTCTTCCCGTCCGAGACGGCCCTGGGCGCTTTTCAGAGGGCGACCACCGGAACTGTCCTCATGG CCACCTTGGGGGCCGTTTTCGGGGTCACCACTTGCCTCAGCGCCCAGCTCCGAGACAACCCGGAGGACCCCACAAACTACTTTATCGGAGGCTGCGCCTCGGGCGCCATCTGGGGAGCCAGAG ccCACAGCTTTGCCACCGGCACGGCCGCCTGCGTGGGCCTGGGCACGGCCGCCTTCCTGGCCAAAGTCGGCAAGAAGGAAGGCTGGCGCTGGCTGGGGCCTCCCGAACTCTGA
- the VMAC gene encoding vimentin-type intermediate filament-associated coiled-coil protein produces the protein MASSPPSASPPTPVQIREANAHLAALHGRVAELEARLAAAEETVRGQAKSLIRKDGETRRAMDELGREKAREIAALEEKLRSSEDRVQELLGVIREKEGLILRLRHRSRLLSEICRCRPVLDTLLAQMSEGERLGHDSGGSSPDSSGHLLDSNCVPDGARDFSLGDDPQDSDKALFGTTV, from the exons ATGGCGTCTTCTCCTCCTTCCGCGTCTCCGCCGACGCCGGTGCAGATCCGGGAGGCGAACGCGCACCTGGCGGCGCTGCACGGGCGCGTGGCCGAGCTGGAGGCGCGCCTGGCCGCCGCCGAGGAGACCGTCCGGGGCCAGGCCAAGAGCCTCATCCGGAAGGACGGAGAGACCCGCAGGGCGATGGACGAGCTGGGCCGGGAGAAGGCCAG ggaAATTGCCGCCCTGGAGGAGAAGCTGCGCTCGTCCGAAGACCGCGTGCAGGAGCTGCTGGGCGTCATCCGGGAGAAGGAGGGCCTGATCCTGCGCCTCCGCCACCGCAGCCGCCTGCTGAGTGAGATCTGCCGCTGCCGGCCCGTGCTGGACACCCTCCTGGCCCAGATGTCCGAAGGGGAGAGGCTGGGGCACGACAGCGGCGGCAGTTCCCCGGACTCGAGCGGCCACTTGCTGGACTCGAACTGCGTCCCGGACGGCGCCAGGGACTTCTCCCTGGGCGACGACCCCCAGGATTCAGACAAGGCTCTTTTTGGGACGACGGTCTGA
- the CAPS gene encoding calcyphosin, whose amino-acid sequence MPASWEAQIRVRMLQIQKRRCLWPLAFPWAASPALKAPPGNRGKLLWRRLLANSGSQPALCKEVCQAELRRLQEAEDETHPDFPSAEVKMETGAMAKLRAKCLERGASGIKGLARFFRVMDDDRSKTLDLEEFVQGLRDAGVPLERGEAQEIFAFCDKNRSGKLDFDEFLEALRPPMSKARKEVIHQAFQKLDRTGDGLVTVEDLRGVYNGRCHPKFKSGEWTEEQVFRSFLDSFDSLDDKDGKVTAEEFLNYYSAVSASIDSDEYFVDMVKGAWKI is encoded by the exons ATGCCGGCCAGCTGGGAAGCCCAGATCCGAGTGCGAATGCTGCAGATTCAGAAGCGTCGCTGCCTCTGGCCCCTG GCCTTCCCTTGGGCTGCCAGTCCGGCCCTGAAGGCGCCTCCTGGCAACCGGGGGAAATTGCTATGGAGACGTCTGCTAGCAAACTCAGGATCACAGCCAGCTCTGTGCAAGGAAGTTTGCCAGGCAGAGCTCAGACGCCTCCAGGAAGCCGAAGACGAAACACACCCAG ACTTTCCCAGCGCAGAGGTAAAAATGGAGACAGGTGCCATGGCGAAACTCCGGGCAAAGTGTCTGGAAAGAGGAGCCTCGGGGATTAAGGGGCTGGCCAG gtttttccgggtcatggaCGACGACCGGAGCAAAACTTTGGACCTGGAGGAATTTGTGCAGGGGCTCCGCGACGCAGGGGTCCCCCTGGAACGGGGCGAAGCGCAGGAGATTTTTGCCTTCTGCGACAAGAACCGGAGCGGCAAGCTGGACTTCGACGAGTTCCTGGAGGCCTTGCGG CCCCCCATGTCCAAAGCCAGGAAGGAGGTCATCCATCAGGCCTTCCAAAAACTGGACCGGACGGGCGACGGCCTGGTGACGGTGGAAGACCTCCGCGGGGTCTACAATGGCCGCTGCCACCCCAAGTTCAAGAGTGGCGAGTGGACGGAGGAGCAGGTCTTCCGTTCTTTCCTGGACAGCTTTGACTCCCTGGACGATAAGGATGGGAAG GTGACGGCCGAGGAGTTCCTGAACTACTACAGCGCGGTCAGCGCCTCCATCGACAGCGACGAATATTTCGTGGACATGGTGAAAGGCGCCTGGAAGATTTAG
- the RANBP3 gene encoding ran-binding protein 3 isoform X4, translated as MFWETVKWVAGWGEKPAIAPPIFVFQKDKAQKRSADGSSPEDGEESDREDGSYCPPVKRERTSSLTQFPPSQSVTKNNVFMPSSLCEPSAGNSDSEPEEKSTGFRLKPPTLIHGQAPSAGVPSQKPKEQQRSVLRPAVLQAPQPKAFSQTVPSSGTNGVSIPPDPVSAVSESATNAVPKSPDTEEKESNSTSETEKADQNTPQSFVFGQNLRDRVKLGDEADGAADAQNSRLPNSEAPLATNYFLQYISSSIENSTHSAEAPSNKFVFGQNMSERVLSPPKSSEASTDSIKENAGGDSGSESSSQEATPEKANNISESLAESAAAYTKATARRCLLEKVEVITGEEAESNVLQIQCKLFVFDKNSQSWVERGRGLLRLNDMASTDDGTLQSRLVMRTQGSLRLILNTKLWAQMQIDKASEKSIRITAMDTEDQGVKVFLISASSKDTGQLYAALHHRILALRSRVEQEQEASSAAPEPEVTQSNEEDSDDDVLAPSGSPGSGPTNEGDGQTTGGT; from the exons AGGTCAGCAGATGGGTCGAGTCCAGAAGACGGGGAAG agTCCGACCGAGAGGATGGGAGTTACTGCCCCCCCGTCAAGCGCGAAAGGACCTCTTCCCTCACACAGTTCCCGCCTTCGCAGTCAG tGACAAAGAACAATGTCTTTATGCCATCAAGCTTATGTGAGCCTTCGGCGGGGAACTCCGACTCTGAGCCAG aggaaaaaagcactggattcaGGTTGAAGCCTCCCACTCTCATCCATGGCCAGGCGCCCAGCGCAG GGGTCCCCAGCCAGAAACCGAAGGAACAGCAGAGAAGCGTCCTGCGCCCGGCAGTATTACAAGCCCCCCAGCCAAAGGCTTTCTCGCAAACAG TTCCAAGCAGCGGGACTAACGGCGTAAGTATCCCTCCGGATCCCGTGTCCGCCGTGTCGGAATCTGCAACAAACGCCGTGCCGAAAAGCCCCGACACAGAGGAGAAG gagtccaacagcacctcgGAGACAGAGAAGGCCGACCAGAACACGCCACAGTCCTTCGTGTTTGGGCAGAACCTAAGGGACCGTGTGAAG CTAGGGGACGAAGCCGACGGAGCCGCTGACGCACAGAACTCCCGGCTCCCCAACTCGGAGGCACCTCTGGCCACAAACTACTTCCTCCAGTACATCAGCTCCAG CATAGAAAACTCTACGCACAGCGCCGAGGCCCCCAGCAACAAGTTTGTGTTTGGCCAGAACATGAGCGAGAGAGTCTTG AGCCCCCCCAAGTCAAGCGAAGCCAGTACAGACAGCATCAAGGAGAACGCCGGCGGAGATTCGGGCTCGGAATCCTCGTCGCAAGAAGCCACTCCCGAGAAAG CCAACAACATTTCAGAGTCGCTAGCCGAGTCTGCTGCAGCCTACACGAAGGCAACGGCCAGGAGGTGTCTTCTGGAGAAGGTGGAGGTGATCACGGGGGAAGAAGCCGAGAGCAACGTTCTACAG ATACAATGCAAGTTGTTTGTCTTTGATAAGAACTCCCAGTCTTGGGTCGAAAGAGGCCGGGGACTCCTGAGGCTGAACGACATGGCTTCCACAGACGACGGGACGCTACAGTCGCGCCTTG TGATGAGAACGCAAGGCAGCCTTCGGCTAATCCTGAACACCAAACTGTGGGCTCAGATGCAAATTGACAAAGCCAGCGAAAAGAGCATCCGAATCACAGCGATGGACACAGAGGACCAAGGAGTCAAGGTCTTCCTTATATCG GCCAGCTCCAAAGACACGGGGCAGCTCTACGCGGCCTTGCACCACCGGATCCTGGCCTTGCGGAGTCGggtggagcaggagcaggaagccAGCAGCGCGGCGCCGGAGCCTGAAGTGACCCAGTCCAACGAGGAAGACAGCGACGACGACGTCCTCGCCCCGTCAGGGTCGCCTGGAAGTG GTCCCACCAACGAAGGGGACGGGCAGACGACAGGCGGCACATAG
- the RANBP3 gene encoding ran-binding protein 3 isoform X5: protein MADLANEEKPAIAPPIFVFQKDKAQKRSADGSSPEDGEESDREDGSYCPPVKRERTSSLTQFPPSQSVTKNNVFMPSSLCEPSAGNSDSEPEEKSTGFRLKPPTLIHGQAPSAGVPSQKPKEQQRSVLRPAVLQAPQPKAFSQTVPSSGTNGVSIPPDPVSAVSESATNAVPKSPDTEEKESNSTSETEKADQNTPQSFVFGQNLRDRVKLGDEADGAADAQNSRLPNSEAPLATNYFLQYISSSIENSTHSAEAPSNKFVFGQNMSERVLSPPKSSEASTDSIKENAGGDSGSESSSQEATPEKANNISESLAESAAAYTKATARRCLLEKVEVITGEEAESNVLQIQCKLFVFDKNSQSWVERGRGLLRLNDMASTDDGTLQSRLVMRTQGSLRLILNTKLWAQMQIDKASEKSIRITAMDTEDQGVKVFLISASSKDTGQLYAALHHRILALRSRVEQEQEASSAAPEPEVTQSNEEDSDDDVLAPSGSPGSGPTNEGDGQTTGGT, encoded by the exons AGGTCAGCAGATGGGTCGAGTCCAGAAGACGGGGAAG agTCCGACCGAGAGGATGGGAGTTACTGCCCCCCCGTCAAGCGCGAAAGGACCTCTTCCCTCACACAGTTCCCGCCTTCGCAGTCAG tGACAAAGAACAATGTCTTTATGCCATCAAGCTTATGTGAGCCTTCGGCGGGGAACTCCGACTCTGAGCCAG aggaaaaaagcactggattcaGGTTGAAGCCTCCCACTCTCATCCATGGCCAGGCGCCCAGCGCAG GGGTCCCCAGCCAGAAACCGAAGGAACAGCAGAGAAGCGTCCTGCGCCCGGCAGTATTACAAGCCCCCCAGCCAAAGGCTTTCTCGCAAACAG TTCCAAGCAGCGGGACTAACGGCGTAAGTATCCCTCCGGATCCCGTGTCCGCCGTGTCGGAATCTGCAACAAACGCCGTGCCGAAAAGCCCCGACACAGAGGAGAAG gagtccaacagcacctcgGAGACAGAGAAGGCCGACCAGAACACGCCACAGTCCTTCGTGTTTGGGCAGAACCTAAGGGACCGTGTGAAG CTAGGGGACGAAGCCGACGGAGCCGCTGACGCACAGAACTCCCGGCTCCCCAACTCGGAGGCACCTCTGGCCACAAACTACTTCCTCCAGTACATCAGCTCCAG CATAGAAAACTCTACGCACAGCGCCGAGGCCCCCAGCAACAAGTTTGTGTTTGGCCAGAACATGAGCGAGAGAGTCTTG AGCCCCCCCAAGTCAAGCGAAGCCAGTACAGACAGCATCAAGGAGAACGCCGGCGGAGATTCGGGCTCGGAATCCTCGTCGCAAGAAGCCACTCCCGAGAAAG CCAACAACATTTCAGAGTCGCTAGCCGAGTCTGCTGCAGCCTACACGAAGGCAACGGCCAGGAGGTGTCTTCTGGAGAAGGTGGAGGTGATCACGGGGGAAGAAGCCGAGAGCAACGTTCTACAG ATACAATGCAAGTTGTTTGTCTTTGATAAGAACTCCCAGTCTTGGGTCGAAAGAGGCCGGGGACTCCTGAGGCTGAACGACATGGCTTCCACAGACGACGGGACGCTACAGTCGCGCCTTG TGATGAGAACGCAAGGCAGCCTTCGGCTAATCCTGAACACCAAACTGTGGGCTCAGATGCAAATTGACAAAGCCAGCGAAAAGAGCATCCGAATCACAGCGATGGACACAGAGGACCAAGGAGTCAAGGTCTTCCTTATATCG GCCAGCTCCAAAGACACGGGGCAGCTCTACGCGGCCTTGCACCACCGGATCCTGGCCTTGCGGAGTCGggtggagcaggagcaggaagccAGCAGCGCGGCGCCGGAGCCTGAAGTGACCCAGTCCAACGAGGAAGACAGCGACGACGACGTCCTCGCCCCGTCAGGGTCGCCTGGAAGTG GTCCCACCAACGAAGGGGACGGGCAGACGACAGGCGGCACATAG